Proteins encoded by one window of Cannabis sativa cultivar Pink pepper isolate KNU-18-1 chromosome 4, ASM2916894v1, whole genome shotgun sequence:
- the LOC133037104 gene encoding uncharacterized protein LOC133037104, translated as MVVHSSCSFADVNPSEDVGGSDKNVKDVEKPKGDESRLKGDDFFDGLSQLEIDDDQVVSPHPIQMLLVKSQMPFMPMKNRGQRLDTPLLDKRKRAPALKSPFVDFGSADVGSTPMELMSSGSQSSGDDRDFKMVTYVKGLYALNDAFADPVSTEIEAKFDAWIGEGLLKHPRHYNCYEDGAKKFTPGFRLGVDYVEDKTWFYHLATCDMFMNDSVKFPIYIVVMVVCFQLLYKCFLVLILHFSFFTVVQPFHLCFCVVFFLSI; from the exons atggtg GTACATTCTTCTTGTTCCTTCGCCGATGTGAATCCATCTGAGGATGTTGGAGGGAGTGATAAAAATGTTAAGGATGTTGAGAAGCCGAAGGGCGATGAGTCTCGATTGAAGGGGGACGATTTCTTTGATGGGTTGAGCCAGCTTGAAATAGATGATGATCAAGTTGT gtCCCCGCACCCAATCCAGATGTTGTTGGTGAAAAGTCAGATGCCCTTCATGCCGATGAAGAACCGAGGACAACGTCTCGATACACCTCTGTTGGATAAGAGGAAGCGTGCTCCGGCCTTGAAATCTCCATTTGTTGATTTCGGGTCTGCTGATGTCGGGAGCACTCCAATGGAGCTTATGTCCTCGGGTTCTCAATCATCTGGGGATGATAGGGATTTCAAAATGGTGACTTATGTGAAGGGCCTTTATGCTCTTAATGATGCTTTTGCTGATCCCGTATCTACCGAGATTGAGGCAAAATTTGACGCTTGGATTGGTGAAGGATTGCTTAAACATCCTAG gcattataattgttatgaagacggcgcaaagaaatttaccccgggttttaggctaggtgttgattatgttgaGGATAAAACTTGGTTTTATCATTTGGCCACATGCGACATGTTTATGAACGACTCGGTAAAGTTTCCAATTTATATTGTAGTTATGGTAGTTTGTTTTCAGTTgctttataaatgttttttagttttgatactgcatttcagtttttttacagttgttcaaccttttcatttgtgtttctgtgttgttttttttctcagcatatga
- the LOC133037344 gene encoding uncharacterized protein LOC133037344: MPEFVFHPQVVHSLLLREVLQPNPKEFWAKVAGRCIRFSAEEFYLISGLDCFGDCNKLLFSQETNQLVETCFRGVKTIDHKAIEDAFLGSRWRLDESIGLKMAVLYFIQCFLLSNTPDKEVSRFVLDVVDSGRWDEYCWGRESFELTIDSFKGRIEHGIIMKNRKAEKGGQYDGWYRALGCPWVFTVWFYECCPAMVNSFCKRVSSSIPRILNWSNTIVTKNPTLRDLKGKIFDLPLEKLKIKNMRPTDEERQQLQLDGLFLDESIDERGVAKQSFEGGSSSKKSDSADIDWMKSKLEMLISNQSSLAEDFISLRCFVDFNFKFVMTVIKDIQEKVNAIHRRPSDEVFILILLFRFFYIFFKVSLLFYLSFIYVG, encoded by the exons ATGCCTGAGTTTGTTTTTCATCCGCAAGTTGTACATAGTTTATTACTAAGGGAAGTTTTACAGCCCAATCCTAAAGAGTTTTGGGCTAAGGTTGCTGGCCGTTGCATACGGTTTAGTGCCGAAGAATTTTACCTGATTTCTGGTTTAGATTGTTTCGGTGATTGCAACAAGTTATTGTTTTCACAGGAAACAAATCAATTGGTAGAAACATGTTTCCGTGGTGTAAAAACTATTGACCACAAAGCCATCGAGGATGCTTTTTTGGGTAGTCGGTGGCGTTTAGATGAGTCTATTGGTTTGAAAATGGCTGTTTTGTATTTCATtcagtgttttcttcttagcaatACTCCTGACAAAGAAGTGTCTAGGTTTGTTCTAGATGTAGTTGATAGTGGTCGGTGGGAtgagtattgttggggtagggaATCATTTGAATTGACAATTGACTCATTCAAAGGTAGGATCGAGCATGGGatcattatgaaaaatagaaaggCAGAGAAGGGAGGCCAATATGATGGCTGGTATAGGGCATTGGGATGTCCTTGGGTTTTCACGGTTTGGTTTTATGAATGCTGTCCTGCAATGGTGAACTCTTTCTGTAAGAGAGTTTCATCTTCTATTCCCAGGATTCTGAACTGGAGCAACACCAtcgtcaccaaaaatccaacccTTCGAGACTTGAAGGGCAAGATTTTTGATTTACCTTTGGAGAAG TTGAAGATAAAAAACATGCGTCCTACTGATGAAGAGAGGCAGCAGCTTCAACTTGACGGTTTATTTCTCGatgaatctattgatgaacGTGGTGTAGCGAAGCAATCCTTCGAGGGTGGGTCATCTTCAAAGAAGTCTGATTCAGCAGATATTGATTGGATGAAATCTAAGCTGGAGATGCTCATTTCGAATCAATCATCATTGGCCGAGGACTTCATTTCAttgaggtgttttgttgattttaatttcaaattcgtaatgactgtaattaaggatatccaagagaaggttaatgccattcatcgtcgtccttctgatgaggtatttattcttattttattgtttaggtttttttatattttttttaaagtttctttactgttttatttaagtttcatttatgttggttga